Proteins from one Cryptomeria japonica chromosome 4, Sugi_1.0, whole genome shotgun sequence genomic window:
- the LOC131875512 gene encoding disease resistance protein Roq1-like: MDQKHGRQLFCWHAFRRPEPQRGYGYLVECFVKVCKGSPVSLRVLGGHVFGRSKKFWKLELGKVRRRLSGKIKDVLKISYDSLVEVEKQIFIDIACFLTEKDQSIGIRIWKASGWNAEDALRILRNKRLVEVVREECWNEINNGVSPTFVFRMDNHLRHLGRAMANDGQNQRVWNPQDLKHLETKSFSDILKEADGRCYRSFNSIRNKSITYFVENSRTNSGTSPTLRWLQLNGKDSIPSWVPLQDLEGLRVRGRLSLSLWHQPQVPSQLKELVCKFIDCHYMEKAMLRRNWEGFSKSLGMLNLLESLVLQIESQGNRKDIVIEWSSFEESVGRLNCLRTLGLLGLYINGEIVLSTSRITDLWLGLEAITLSHVGLTSKVSISGPGLKSLKLEHMEDLIKVDLIGVETLKCLELIQCDKLKKVSANDLTQLQMLSIEKCWEIEELPDLSHSNLLQRMRITCCEELQNIRGIQELSWGKSITITCCPKLQSIPGFKYLKGLQYMILSDGGILSFISELQELPSEFTVVMGKAATSFPKADEITGIADALYEFQSREEAYKKIILLSQKTQQLFGAIILCAMVRSDDYGSNYMVEGIPGQTIDLSWAGGKRIYMIVVTGRRQISSTKIFGWMPTSCKIEKGYLLAVNEGQELKTLTILKRLTEQLCKTDAFN, from the exons ATGGATCAAAAGCATGGCCGGCAGCTCTTCTGTTGGCACGCATTCCGTAGACCAGAACCTCAAAGGGGATACGGATATTTAGTTGAATGCTTTGTGAAGGTGTGTAAAGGTTCCCCGGTGTCTCTTCGAGTATTAGGCGGGCACGTTTTTGGTCGGAGCAAGAAGTTTTGGAAGTTAGAATTGGGTAAAGTTAGGAGAAGGTTGTCCGGTAAAATTAAAGATGTACTCAAAATAAGCTACGATTCACTGGTTGAGGTGGAAAAACAAATTTTTATTGATATAGCATGCTTTTTGACAGAGAAAGATCAAAGTATAGGCATAAGAATATGGAAGGCTTCTGGGTGGAATGCCGAAGATGCACTTCGGATACTGAGAAATAAACGTCTTGTTGAAGTGGTGAGAGAAGAGTGCTGGAATGAAATCAATAATGGAGTGTCACCTACTTTTGTTTTCAGAATGGATAATCACCTCCGACACTTGGGAAGAGCAATGGCAAATGATGGACAGAATCAACGGGTCTGGAATCCCCAAGATCTTAAACACTTG GAAACAAAGTCATTCTCAGACATCCTTAAAGAAGCCGATGGACGATGCTATAGATCTTTTAATTCCATTCGGAACAAGTCAATTACATATTTTGTAGAGAATTCAAGGACAAATTCAGGGACATCACCTACTTTACGATGGCTTCAGCTTAATGGAAAGGATAGCATTCCTTCATGGGTTCCTCTGCAAGATTTGGAGGGTTTAAGGGTTCGAGGAAGATTATCCCTGAGTTTGTGGCACCAGCCCCAG GTCCCTTCTCAGTTAAAAGAGCTCGTTTGCAAGTTTATCGACTGCCATTATATGGAAAAAGCTATGCTTCGGAGAAATTGGGAAGGATTTTCGAAGTCATTAGGAATGTTAAATCTGCTGGAAAGTCTGGTCCTACAGATAGAGTCGCAAGGAAACAGGAAGGATATTGTAATTGAATGGAGTTCCTTTGAAGAATCTGTAGGAAGACTTAACTGTCTTAGAACTTTGGGTTTGTTGGGTTTGTATATAAATGGGGAAATAGTTTTAAGCACTAGCAGGATAACTGATTTATGGCTTGGCCTTGAAGCCATAACTCTGTCTCACGTAGGGCTCACATCCAAGGTCTCAATTAGTGGTCCTGGTCTAAAATCTCTTAAGCTAGAACATATGGAAGATCTAATCAAAGTGGATTTAATAGGGGTAGAAACATTGAAGTGTCTGGAGTTAATCCAATGTGATAAGTTGAAAAAAGTATCGGCCAATGATCTAACCCAACTTCAAATGTTAAGTATAGAGAAATGTTGGGAGATAGAAGAGTTACCAGATCTTAGTCATTCCAATTTGCTGCAGAGGATGAGGATCACGTGTTGCGAGGAGCTCCAAAATATAAGAGGTATTCAAGAATTAAGCTGGGGGAAGAGCATTACCATTACGTGTTGTCCGAAGCTGCAGAGTATACCAGggttcaaatacttgaagggattGCAGTATATGATTCTTTCGGATGGTGGTATTCTAAGTTTCATTAGTGAGTTGCAG GAATTGCCGTCAGAATTTACAGTTGTAATGGGGAAAGCAGCCACATCCTTCCCGAAGGCAGATGAAATAACGGGTATAGCTGATGCTTTATATGAATTTCAGTCCAGAGAAGAAGCATACAAAAAGATCATTTTATTGTCACAGAAAACACAACAGTTGTTCGGTGCAATCATTTTATGCGCTATGGTCCGCAGCGATGATTATGGTTCCAATTACATGGTTGAGGGCATCCCTGGTCAAACTATAGATCTCAGTTGGGCGGGAGGAAAACGGATATATATGATAGTGGTAACTGGCCGAAGACAAATATCCAGTACAAAAATTTTCGGCTGGATGCCAACCTCTTGTAAAATAGAGAAGGGGTATTTGCTTGCAGTGAACGAAGGCCAAGAATTGAAAACCTTAACCATATTGAAAAGGCTAACTGAACAACTGTGTAAGACTGATGCTTTTAATTAG
- the LOC131875511 gene encoding disease resistance protein RPV1-like — protein sequence MASSSSSLHMFGEHEHQQGRLTASSKQYDAFISCRGPDVTETLAKQLYELLQARGCRVFLECEEKEWGASIPFAIRDGICSSAVHIPIFSKAYAESSWCLEELVLMLEQFDALFIPVFYDAEPWEFRRIENKNSAYAAAFSGYESRGWKLDKLEEWKTALVSASEFSGYEYSQNKDNLCEKIVSRVLQEIERRITPLQFANYPIGLDKMVEDFERSCLETPNTEVKMVGIFGMGGSGKTTLAKELFSRKRSSYSSASFLFNVRESHARSDLRSLQSKLLKDLFHDDRQPEHRLGRATHQHSLIVLDDIDDRDQLDALLPEGMLGPGSLVIVTTRDLGVLTAADVTTSYMMKPMDPITAEELFCRHAFHGGDQTPEYKKLVESFVDVCGGLPLSLQVLGCHVRDRNGVYWKLQLEKAKKIPPNDIMQKLRISFDSLDEEEKEIFIDIACFFFDKPKDMAMEIWMASQWSTAERSVQTLVDKCLVEVEHSAKGDFFIMHDQLRDLGRHLADTVGSPRLWQPQLLRPLQEKGFREILEETSERFYNSFWEPSLNSRIEFFIGNSNNYEGTSSRLLWVGVDQALLEKIRSGIPERQLKHLELRKLSFGQIATQEVKSSSALPKLYDGEEIQEVKSSSALSKLYDGKKVKKRKALYEVASNEVGLDDLVEDFERHCQQMADKVKGLKNNIIGIFGVGGSGKTTVAKQIFSRKRSLYSKSSFLFDVREASAKDDLTSLQTKLLNDLLSENQPTPNFPVPMKASAISRVFWKEAPFSVSLQL from the exons ATGGCTTCCTCTTCTTCGTCTCTCCATATGTTTGGCGAACACGAACACCAACAGGGAAGATTGACTGCATCTTCGAAACAATATGATGCATTCATTAGCTGCCGAGGCCCTGACGTCACAGAAACCCTTGCTAAACAACTGTATGAGCTTCTTCAGGCTAGAGGGTGCCGTGTATTTCTAGAATGTGAAGAGAAAGAATGGGGGGCTTCTATTCCTTTTGCCATTCGCGATGGCATTTGCTCATCCGCTGTGCACATACCCATTTTTTCCAAAGCATATGCAGAGTCGTCATGGTGTTTAGAGGAGCTTGTTCTAATGTTAGAACAATTTGACGCCCTGTTTATTCCCGTGTTTTACGATGCGGAACCGTGGGAGTTTCGCCGCATCGAGAACAAGAATTCAGCGTATGCTGCGGCATTTTCTGGTTATGAAAGTAGAGGATGGAAGCTTGATAAGCTGGAGGAATGGAAAACAGCCCTCGTGTCTGCTTCGGAATTCTCTGGATATGAATATAGCCAGAATAAAGA CAATTTGTGTGAAAAGATTGTGTCTCGTGTCCTGCAAGAAATTGAAAGGAGGATCACCCCATTACAATTTGCAAATTATCCGATTGGACTCGATAAAATGGTCGAAGATTTTGAAAGATCTTGTTTAGAGACACCAAATACTGAGGTCAAGATGGTAGGGATTTTTGGAATGGGGGGGTCTGGCAAGACCACCCTGGCAAAAGAATTATTTAGCAGGAAGCGTTCAAGCTACAGCAGCGCAAGTTTTCTCTTTAATGTGAGAGAATCACATGCCAGAAGTGATTTGCGTTCCTTGCAAAGTAAGCTCTTAAAAGATCTCTTTCACGATGATAGGCAACCGGAGCATCGTTTGGGAAGGGCAACACATCAACACTCTCTTATTGTCCTCGATGATATCGATGATCGGGACCAATTAGATGCCCTGTTGCCTGAAGGTATGCTAGGCCCTGGTAGCCTTGTAATTGTTACAACTCGTGACCTCGGTGTGTTAACGGCTGCAGATGTCACTACAAGTTACATGATGAAGCCAATGGATCCGATTACTGCTGAAGAGCTCTTCTGTAGACATGCTTTCCACGGAGGGGATCAAACCCCTGAATATAAAAAATTGGTTGAAAGCTTCGTTGATGTCTGTGGAGGTTTACCCCTCTCACTTCAAGTTTTGGGCTGCCATGTACGTGATAGGAATGGGGTTTATTGGAAGTTACAATTGGAAAAGGCTAAGAAAATCCCGCCGAACGACATAATGCAAAAGCTTAGAATCAGCTTTGATTCtctggatgaagaggagaaagagaTATTTATAGATATTGCCTGTTTCTTTTTTGACAAACCAAAAGATATGGCTATGGAAATATGGATGGCGTCCCAGTGGAGTACAGCTGAACGCTCAGTTCAAACTCTGGTAGATAAGTGCCTTGTTGAAGTAGAGCATTCGGCAAAAGGAGACTTTTTTATAATGCATGATCAACTCCGCGACTTGGGAAGACATCTGGCCGATACAGTGGGTTCTCCTCGGCTGTGGCAGCCTCAGCTTCTTAGACCTTTG CAAGAAAAGGGATTCCGAGAAATCCTAGAAGAAACAAGCGAGCGGTTTTATAATTCTTTTTGGGAACCCTCCCTCAATTCAAGAATTGAattttttataggaaattcaaaTAACTACGAAGGCACTTCAAGTCGCCTCCTCTGGGTTGGGGTTGATCAGGCACTACTGGAAAAAATTCGCTCAGGAATTCCTGAGAGACAGTTGAAGCATTTGGAATTGAGGAaattgtcatttggtcaaattGCTACCCAG GAAGTGAAGAGTTCGAGTGCACTGCCAAAATTATATGATGGGGAGGAGATACAGGAAGTGAAGAGTTCAAGTGCACTGTCAAAATTATATGATGGGAAGAAGGTAAAAAAGAGGAAAGCTCTTTACGAGGTTGCAAGTAATGAGGTGGGACTTGATGATCTTGTAGAAGATTTTGAAAGGCACTGCCAGCAAATGGCTGACAAGGTGAAGGGGTTGAAGAACAACATAATTGGCATATTCGGAGTAGGAGGGTCTGGCAAGACCACTGTTGCAAAACAAATTTTCAGCCGCAAGCGTTCTTTATACAGTAAATCGAGTTTCTTGTTCGATGTACGGGAAGCATCTGCAAAAGATGATTTGACTTCTTTACAGACTAAGCTCTTGAATGATCTGCTCTCTGAAAATCAGCCCACCCCAAATTTTCCAGTACCGATGAAGGCATCAGCTATATCGAGAGTGTTCTGGAAAGAAGCCCCATTTTCAGTTTCCTTACAGTTATAG